The Micromonas commoda chromosome 1, complete sequence region cggtaGAACTTTTTTCGAGGAAGCAAGCTTTTTGGGCTGCCCATGCTGATTTTGTCGTGATGTTTGTAACGGATCGGTTCGTCCTCCATTTTGAAACATACCTTGTCGCAACTAGTGCTGACCAATGCCTTCAGGAAAAGATTATCTAACTTTTTCCTCGAGTTTATTTTAACAGTCGGTGCTAATAATAAGAGGTAAGGCCAGTGAATTGCAGATCGGGCTAGATTTTCACGCTAAATTTGAACCGTCATTCAAGAATTAAATGTTGCTTATATACAAGCAAATTTATTAGCCGGCCGAATATCATATTATTCGTATGATATCAAATAGTTAAATTTTTATAGATATCTAAAACAGACCGTCTGCTCGCGTGCACGgcgacatcgcgcgcgtccgagtCTTACCAGAGGTGTGATGTTTTACGCCATCGGCTCTTCAGCGGCAACTAGAGCAAACGGTCATCTACCTGGGAGGTTATCTATTACCTGCATACACGTGTGCACAGTTCGTGGCGTGAGAATGCACGAACGAACGAAGCGATCGATTGTTCTTCACGCGTTAAAAAAATATGGTTCCTTTCCCAGAGTTGCAGTGTCATCCTTGCGCAGGGGCCATGCTAATCTTCTCTGTATCGTTCCAATTTTAACAGATGTTCACGAATGAACAGGTATGGCATCCTGCTTTGGTATATATAGCGTTTATTTACATCTTTTTTTGCGGTTTATGGGTCGTCACTTTCGTGCATTTTTGAGTATGAAAGAGAATCCGGGGATCTGGACATTTTGCAAGTTATTTAAACTTATTATTGACTCAACTGGATAGCATCCACACACAATCACACATACACACGTAATACAATACAATCCATATATAGTCTACGTACATACACGGACACCATGCATGTATATACACACTCCGTGTATATGCAGTATCGGCTTTACGCCGAACGAATGACACGAACGAAGGATAAAAATATGATATATAGTACGAATAAAACCACTGAAAATAccctagctagctagctagctataTCTATATATATCTAGCTACATATAAAAATATGATAGTATATATGTACGAATAAAACCACTGAAAATACCCTAGATATAGCTAGCTACATATTATTATGTCGACACACATATAAACCAATTCCGGCTTGTGTGCTCTGTCAGACCCTTGCCTGGTTTCGCCCCCGACCCGCCCCAACCAGTCATTCCTACTGTTATCGTGTATTGAGCGAGGTGGTGCTTTTCAGCGATTTGTCTGCCGTGTTTGCACACGCCTGATGGAGACCCCAAAACTTGACGAAGATAGCGCAGCTGTTCCAGGTGAAGGTTATATTTTTGTCCTGGAAAAAGCTACGCTTGAGGCGGCGAAGATTGGGAAGGCTTATCAGATCCTTAATTGCGACGACCACGCCAACTTCCTTCGCCGGCATGGAAAGGATCCCGCCAATTTTCGTCCGGACATCGTGCACCAGGAGCTGCTCGCTATTCTTGATAGTCCTTTGAACAAGGCAGGTCGCGTGAATGCCGTTTACGTACACACCCAGAAAAACGTTCTGATCAAGATAAGTTCACAAACCCGAATACCACGCACATTCAAGCGCTTCTGTGGCTTGATGGTTCAGCTGCTTCAAAAACTTTCGATCCGTGCAGCAAATGGACCTGAGAAGCTCTTCAAGGTTGTGAAGGGGCCGGTGACGAAGTATTTTCCTGCTGGTGCCCGTCGTGTCGGGTTTTCTTTCAGCGCAGCTGATGTGAAGGATTTCAAGTCATATATAAACGAGCTTCCCAGTGACGCTTGCGTGATCTTTACACTTGGTGCAATGAGCCACGGGATGATCGACTCAACATATACAGATGACCTGATATCCGTGAGCCATTATCCTCTGAGTGGTGCGTGTTGCATCGCGCGTATCACAAATTGTCTGGAGAACAAGTTCGGCATTTTGTGATTGACTCTTTACTTTTTGCCACTTGCATTATAGTTGATCGGCTGCCCAATCGACATTATTTGCGGTCCTATCTTGCTTGATGGCAGCTCGTCTGCGACCGTGATAGGGCACTCCCCCTCAAAACAGCAACCAGGCAGATGGTTACTGCATGATGAAGTTCGTGTGCGATCAACAGAGTCATCCGCACATCAGTATATAGACTGCTCATCAGGTGAGCTACGTAAGGGTATTTGGATGAGTCGCTACTTTCAAAGGAAATACTAAGCGCTACATGGCTCAGCCAGAATCGAGCCGTAACATATTCGCCTCGACATGTACACGCGTGTTGGTGTAAGCGCAGGAGGCTTATCATCAAATCATTGACGCTGGACCGCTGTTGGAAAACCCGATGGCCGCCTGTATCATGCATTCTTCCCGCACAGCAGCGGTGCACATACCAAGCATTTTTTCTTCCGAAAGACGTCTTTGCAAACACTGCGCAGTGCTGATCTGATCAGAAAATCGAGCTGTCTCAGCAGCGAGGTCTACAAGAGCTCGCTGTTGTGCTGCACCTGCTGCTCTTTCGGCAACTATCTTCAGCTTTGCAATTTTTTCGCCATCTTCTGCAAGTGTTCTTCCTTTATCTGCCTGCTGATATTTTTCGCGAAGTTGTGCGAGCTTGCTCAAGGTGCAATGCGCGGTGATCTCGGCTGCTGTGCGTGCCCTCTTGGCCGCTTCGGTGTCTGCTCGAGCACGATCTAAAGCTGATTTCATTGCTGATGTCGCATTGGTTCGCTTTCGTTGCATAGTTTGTAAAATCCATTTTAATTGGTTCATCTCACCAGTGACCTGAGTCACCTTCGAGTTAGTCATGGAGAGATGTGCATCCAACAATTTCAATAACACATTATAGTTCTGTGCGACCAAAATTTTTGCATGTGTTGCTGCGAGCTTGGTGCAGATGTCACGTAACTGAATTGCCTTGCGCTCGCCGTTTTCACTTGAGAATGTGAGCACTTCTTTCAATCTTCTCGCACGAGCTTCAGCGTTTGCACGGGCGTGATCAGCAGCAGATAACGCGAATGCAGCGGTGCTCTCAGCTCGACTTACCGCTGCGGCTGTTTCGATTTCATACTTAGTGCCTGCTATGTCA contains the following coding sequences:
- a CDS encoding predicted protein; protein product: MASCFGIYSVYLHLFLRFMGRHFRAFLSMKENPGIWTFCKLFKLIIDSTG
- a CDS encoding predicted protein — encoded protein: METPKLDEDSAAVPGEGYIFVLEKATLEAAKIGKAYQILNCDDHANFLRRHGKDPANFRPDIVHQELLAILDSPLNKAGRVNAVYVHTQKNVLIKISSQTRIPRTFKRFCGLMVQLLQKLSIRAANGPEKLFKVVKGPVTKYFPAGARRVGFSFSAADVKDFKSYINELPSDACVIFTLGAMSHGMIDSTYTDDLISVSHYPLSGACCIARITNCLENKFGIL